Proteins from a genomic interval of Papaver somniferum cultivar HN1 chromosome 4, ASM357369v1, whole genome shotgun sequence:
- the LOC113274076 gene encoding E3 ubiquitin-protein ligase AIRP2-like, with protein MDSQLSRFFYKETLKVLEADIQYANTLASAIPRAKGGACLQMKIAYNHLTPFFLFLLQWIDSTCACLVPCCSNLVHILVYKVYADGRKSLASNGRKATIRDFYAVILPSLQQLQTNLVEIDSTYEKNLCKEIFERMKFNDINLDREDECGICMETCTKMVLPNCCHSMCINCYHDWNTRSESCPFCRGSLKRVSSGDLWVLTSNGDSIDPEIVAKDDLSRFYMYVNKLPRDIPEAIFLMYYDEYLL; from the exons ATGGACAGCCAGCTCTCAAGGTTTTTTTACAAGGAGACTCTTAAGGTTCTTGAAGCTGATATTCAATATGCTAATACCCT GGCAAGTGCAATTCCAAGAGCAAAAGGGGGTGCATGCCTCCAGATGAAAATTGCTTACAATCACTTGACaccattttttctatttttacttCAATGGATTGATTCTACTTGTGCATGTCTGGTTCCATGTTGCTCAAACCTGGTTCACATACTTGTATACAAG GTATACGCGGACGGGAGAAAAAGTTTAGCTTCTAATGGGAGGAAGGCAACTATTAGGGATTTCTATG CTGTAATATTACCGTCGTTGCAACAGCTACAAACTAACTTAGTAGAGATAGATTCTACTTACGAAAAGAATCTATGCAAAGAAATATTTGAGAGGATGAAATTCAATGATATAAATTTGGACAGGGAAGATGAATGTGGTATTTGTATGGAAACTTGCACAAAGATGGTGTTACCTAATTGTTGTCATTCAATGTGCATTAACTGTTACCATGACTG GAATACGAGGTCAGAGTCCTGCCCTTTTTGCCGAGGGAGTCTAAAGAGGGTTAGTTCAGGTGACTTATGGGTTCTTACTAGCAATGGTGATTCAATTGATCCAGAAATTGTAGCCAAGGATGACTTGTCGCGTTTCTACATGTATGTTAATAAACTTCCTCGTGACATTCCAGAAGCCATTTTCTTAATGTATTATGATGAGTACTTACTTTGA